The Rhodothermus profundi genome includes a window with the following:
- a CDS encoding Zn-dependent hydrolase has translation MKVQRLANQTKQSRRTFLRTTLAATGALGIWGPAAWARVAEDEGQATLRVNAERLWAHLEQLAMFGRGPGGTSRVAYSEADRQGRAQVIAWMRAAGLEVEIDAAANIIGRRPGREPDRPPLVMGSHIDTVPNGGNYDGTVGSLSAIEVAQTLREQGVTLRHPLEVVIFQNEEGGLIGSRAWIGELPPEELNHVSHSGKTIREGIRFLGGDPDRLDEVVRRPGDIAAYLELHIEQGPVLYEEQVDIGVVEGIVGIRWWRVTWEGMANHAGTTPMNRRRDALLAAARFIQAVNRVVTSEPGRQVGTVGQIEAHPGAPNVIPGRVVCSLELRDLDDARIQRLYAAIEAEARAIARDSGVSVRFEPINVNKPAPTDPRVRDVIEASARALGLSAKRMPSGAGHDAQDMARLGPTGMIFIPSVDGISHSPKEYSRPEDVANGANVLLHALLRLDEAPWVR, from the coding sequence ATGAAAGTCCAGCGGTTGGCTAACCAGACAAAGCAATCGCGCCGCACCTTTCTGCGCACAACGCTTGCGGCCACCGGGGCCCTGGGAATCTGGGGACCTGCTGCGTGGGCACGGGTAGCAGAGGACGAGGGGCAGGCTACGCTGCGCGTAAACGCCGAGCGTCTGTGGGCCCATCTGGAGCAACTGGCCATGTTTGGACGCGGACCCGGGGGAACCAGCCGGGTTGCCTACAGCGAAGCAGATCGTCAGGGGCGGGCCCAGGTGATCGCATGGATGCGCGCCGCAGGCCTGGAGGTCGAGATCGACGCGGCTGCCAACATCATAGGGCGCCGTCCGGGACGCGAGCCAGACCGACCGCCGCTGGTGATGGGGTCTCATATCGACACGGTGCCCAATGGCGGCAACTACGATGGTACAGTGGGATCGCTGAGCGCGATTGAAGTGGCCCAGACGCTGCGCGAGCAGGGCGTCACGCTCCGCCATCCCCTGGAGGTGGTCATCTTTCAGAATGAAGAAGGGGGCCTGATCGGCAGCCGTGCCTGGATCGGGGAGCTGCCGCCGGAAGAGCTGAACCACGTCAGTCACAGCGGCAAAACGATCCGCGAAGGCATTCGCTTTCTGGGCGGCGATCCGGATCGCCTGGACGAAGTGGTGCGCAGGCCGGGCGACATTGCCGCGTACCTTGAATTGCACATCGAGCAGGGGCCCGTGCTGTATGAGGAGCAGGTGGATATCGGAGTGGTCGAGGGGATCGTGGGCATTCGATGGTGGCGGGTTACGTGGGAAGGGATGGCGAACCATGCAGGGACCACGCCGATGAATCGACGCCGGGATGCGTTGCTGGCGGCTGCCCGGTTTATCCAGGCCGTCAACCGCGTGGTTACCTCGGAGCCGGGACGCCAGGTCGGCACCGTGGGTCAGATTGAAGCCCATCCCGGAGCGCCCAATGTCATTCCGGGGCGCGTGGTCTGTAGTCTGGAGTTGCGGGACCTGGATGATGCCAGAATTCAGCGGCTGTACGCGGCCATTGAAGCGGAAGCCCGAGCCATTGCCCGGGACAGCGGAGTAAGCGTCCGGTTCGAGCCGATTAACGTCAACAAACCGGCCCCTACCGACCCACGGGTGCGGGACGTCATTGAGGCGTCTGCGCGGGCGCTGGGTCTGTCGGCGAAGCGCATGCCCAGTGGAGCCGGGCACGATGCGCAGGACATGGCCCGGCTGGGACCGACCGGCATGATCTTCATTCCCAGCGTGGACGGCATCAGCCATTCCCCGAAAGAGTATTCCCGACCCGAAGACGTCGCAAACGGCGCCAACGTTCTGCTTCATGCACTGCTTCGCCTCGACGAAGCCCCATGGGTGCGCTGA
- a CDS encoding transferrin receptor-like dimerization domain-containing protein, protein MYRSVGTFLLSWLLWTAGLALPAPAITLAQEVSPDSQLLGFTREHARLQWSLEARLPALISAERMRTYHRALTAEPHHAGTEANERTAEYLAARLRAFGFDSVAFYRYEVLLPRPVERSVELIAPESYRLRLSEPPLAPDPDTRKDGVLPPFNAYSADGTVEAEVVYVNYGIPEDYRVLDSLGISVEGKIVLARYGRSWRGIKPKVAAERGALAVLLYSDPADDGYVRGDVMPDGKWRPEWGVQRGSVLDMPLYPGDPQTPGYPSKPEAERLPLAEIPNLPSIPVLPISYGDALPILRNLKGPVAPEAWRGGLPVTYHIGPGPARVRMTVRQDWSVRPIVNVIGYLWGREEPDKIIMAGGHRDAWTFGGRDPISGAASLLETARALAHLAREGHRPRRTIAIASWDAEEYGLIGSTEYAEEFADQLQQQLIVYLNRESYTAGPFQAGGSHALEPFINEVAQAVPAPEGPGTVWHFWKARTSAQRLVRTSRGERIRIAALGSGSDYTAFLDHLGIPSVNLGFDSGNGIYHSRYDTHWFFTTYGDPGFRYGVRLADLVARFLLRLANADILPFDYAITAETIQQYLDELEALQSQYLKEPVDLQAVRQAAQVLEATAIAFRAERDRILQLPAATLGAHRATLAAINEHLHRAEQGFLHPEGLPGRPWFRHMLYAPGFYTGYGVKTLPGIREAIEAGRAAEARAMAEATAAALERVRQHLVAALALAHTIR, encoded by the coding sequence ATGTATCGAAGCGTTGGTACCTTCCTGCTCTCCTGGTTGCTCTGGACGGCCGGCTTGGCTTTGCCTGCCCCGGCGATAACGCTGGCTCAAGAGGTTTCGCCCGATTCGCAGCTTCTCGGGTTTACCCGGGAGCATGCCCGTCTGCAATGGTCCCTCGAGGCACGCCTTCCCGCTCTGATTTCAGCAGAACGCATGCGCACCTATCACCGGGCGCTGACAGCCGAGCCGCATCATGCCGGAACTGAAGCCAACGAGCGCACAGCCGAATACCTGGCAGCCCGTCTGCGTGCATTTGGCTTCGATAGCGTGGCGTTTTATCGCTACGAGGTGCTTTTGCCCCGACCTGTTGAACGATCGGTCGAGCTCATTGCCCCGGAGTCCTATCGGCTCCGGCTGAGCGAGCCCCCCTTAGCCCCCGATCCTGATACCCGGAAGGACGGCGTGCTGCCGCCCTTTAATGCCTATTCAGCCGATGGGACGGTCGAGGCCGAAGTAGTGTACGTAAACTATGGCATTCCCGAGGATTACCGGGTGCTCGACTCACTGGGCATCAGCGTCGAAGGGAAGATTGTGCTGGCCCGTTACGGCCGGAGCTGGCGCGGGATCAAACCCAAGGTGGCTGCCGAACGCGGCGCGCTGGCCGTCTTGCTCTACTCCGATCCCGCCGACGATGGGTACGTCCGGGGCGACGTGATGCCAGACGGAAAGTGGCGGCCTGAATGGGGCGTGCAGCGCGGATCGGTCCTAGACATGCCGCTTTACCCGGGCGATCCGCAGACGCCCGGCTATCCGTCTAAGCCGGAAGCCGAACGCCTGCCGCTTGCTGAAATCCCCAACCTTCCGAGCATCCCTGTCTTACCCATTTCCTACGGCGATGCGCTGCCGATCCTGCGCAACCTGAAGGGTCCGGTTGCTCCTGAAGCGTGGCGGGGCGGCTTGCCGGTCACCTATCACATCGGTCCTGGCCCAGCCCGCGTGCGCATGACCGTGCGCCAGGACTGGTCGGTGCGTCCCATCGTCAACGTGATCGGATACCTGTGGGGGCGCGAAGAACCAGACAAGATCATCATGGCCGGTGGCCACCGAGACGCCTGGACGTTTGGCGGACGCGATCCTATTAGCGGAGCCGCTTCCCTGCTTGAGACAGCCCGCGCCCTTGCGCACCTGGCCCGGGAGGGGCACCGGCCGCGTCGCACCATTGCAATCGCCTCCTGGGATGCCGAAGAATACGGGTTGATTGGCTCCACCGAATATGCAGAAGAGTTTGCAGATCAGCTTCAGCAACAACTGATTGTCTATCTGAATCGCGAAAGTTATACAGCCGGTCCCTTTCAGGCCGGCGGTTCCCATGCCCTGGAACCTTTCATCAATGAAGTCGCACAGGCTGTTCCGGCTCCGGAAGGTCCGGGCACGGTGTGGCATTTCTGGAAAGCCCGCACCAGTGCCCAGCGCCTTGTGCGCACTTCTCGAGGAGAGCGTATTCGCATCGCTGCGCTGGGCTCCGGTAGCGACTACACGGCCTTCCTGGACCACCTGGGCATTCCTTCGGTCAATCTGGGGTTCGATTCCGGAAACGGTATCTACCACTCGCGCTACGACACCCACTGGTTTTTCACTACGTACGGCGACCCTGGCTTCCGCTATGGTGTCCGGTTGGCGGACCTGGTTGCCCGGTTTCTGCTGCGCCTGGCCAATGCTGACATCCTTCCCTTTGACTACGCCATCACGGCCGAAACCATTCAGCAGTATCTCGACGAGCTGGAAGCGCTCCAGTCCCAGTATCTGAAAGAGCCGGTTGACCTGCAGGCCGTGCGCCAGGCAGCACAGGTGCTGGAAGCGACGGCGATTGCGTTCCGGGCCGAGCGCGACCGGATTCTTCAGCTCCCTGCCGCTACGCTGGGGGCCCATCGCGCAACGCTGGCGGCGATCAACGAACACCTGCACCGAGCCGAGCAAGGCTTTCTGCATCCGGAAGGCCTGCCTGGCCGTCCCTGGTTTCGGCATATGCTTTACGCTCCTGGTTTCTACACGGGCTATGGGGTGAAGACGTTGCCAGGCATTCGCGAAGCCATAGAAGCGGGCCGTGCTGCCGAAGCCCGGGCAATGGCCGAAGCGACGGCCGCGGCCCTGGAGCGCGTGCGGCAGCATCTGGTGGCAGCGCTGGCACTTGCTCACACGATTCGCTAA
- a CDS encoding amidohydrolase family protein — protein MRWLWSFVCLVLAGSLYAQERPVALIGAHVVNPAGFPSYPEATVLLEGSRIVAVGPADQITVPPEAERIDLRGKWIIPGLIDAHVHFFQSGGLYTRPDVIDRRHVVPYEEELAQIRQRLPDTFARYLRCGITGVVDVGGPFWNFDVRRQAQQTLRAPRVAVAGPLISTYQPAALTTDDPPIIKVTTPEEARALVQRELAHQPDLIKIWYIVRPGETPAQHLPVVQAAIEEAHAHGVRVAVHATQLETARLAVQAGADILVHSVTDQEVDDAFIRLLREHQVLYTPTLVVWEGYLEVLSRQVQLSLPELTWANPYVVATLFDLYADTTYRPPSARWVEARRRRLRIAQRNLKRLQEGGVRIAAGTDAGNIGTLHGPAIFREFELMAEAGLTPHQILTSATLHGAMVLGMADKLGVIEPGRLADLVVLDADPRLDVQHFRAIHLIIKDGQAFRPASLIQETAVDLVQRQLNAYNARHLEAFLATYAPDVAVYDFPGTLRMQGLEALRARYGRLFEENPRLHARLLGRLTVGAFVIDREQVVGRADGRILHAIAIYEVRDGRIQRVWFIRGN, from the coding sequence ATGCGCTGGCTTTGGAGCTTTGTTTGCCTGGTCCTGGCAGGTTCACTTTATGCCCAGGAGCGCCCTGTGGCGCTGATCGGTGCCCATGTGGTCAACCCAGCGGGCTTTCCGTCTTACCCGGAGGCAACTGTACTGCTTGAGGGATCCCGGATTGTGGCAGTTGGTCCTGCGGATCAGATCACGGTGCCTCCTGAAGCCGAACGCATCGATCTCCGCGGGAAATGGATCATTCCGGGCCTGATCGATGCCCACGTACACTTTTTTCAATCAGGGGGTCTCTACACCCGGCCAGATGTCATCGACCGCCGACATGTCGTGCCCTATGAAGAAGAGCTGGCGCAAATTCGGCAGCGGTTGCCCGATACGTTTGCCCGCTACCTGCGCTGCGGGATCACGGGTGTTGTCGATGTTGGGGGCCCTTTCTGGAACTTTGACGTGCGCCGACAGGCGCAGCAGACGCTGCGTGCGCCGCGCGTGGCGGTGGCTGGCCCCCTGATTTCTACCTACCAGCCTGCTGCGCTTACTACCGACGATCCGCCGATTATCAAGGTAACTACGCCTGAAGAAGCCCGGGCGCTGGTGCAGCGAGAACTGGCCCATCAGCCCGACCTGATCAAAATCTGGTACATTGTGCGTCCGGGGGAAACGCCCGCGCAGCACCTGCCTGTGGTCCAGGCTGCTATTGAGGAGGCCCATGCGCATGGCGTGCGCGTGGCGGTCCATGCCACCCAGTTGGAAACCGCCCGGTTAGCTGTGCAGGCAGGCGCCGACATTCTGGTGCACAGCGTCACGGATCAAGAGGTGGATGATGCCTTTATTCGTCTGCTTCGGGAGCATCAGGTACTGTATACGCCCACGCTGGTAGTCTGGGAAGGATATCTGGAGGTGCTCAGCCGTCAGGTGCAGCTTTCGCTGCCCGAGCTTACGTGGGCCAATCCGTACGTGGTCGCCACGTTGTTTGACCTGTATGCCGATACCACGTACCGTCCTCCTTCCGCGCGCTGGGTCGAAGCGCGTCGGCGACGTCTTCGGATAGCCCAGCGCAACCTGAAGCGGCTGCAGGAAGGGGGCGTGCGTATCGCAGCCGGCACCGATGCCGGCAACATTGGCACCCTGCATGGACCGGCCATTTTTCGAGAATTTGAGCTTATGGCCGAAGCTGGCCTGACCCCTCACCAGATTCTCACCAGCGCCACGCTGCACGGGGCGATGGTGCTGGGCATGGCGGATAAGCTGGGGGTTATCGAACCAGGACGCCTGGCCGATCTGGTCGTGCTGGATGCCGATCCCCGGCTTGACGTTCAGCACTTTCGCGCGATCCATCTGATCATCAAAGACGGACAGGCTTTCCGTCCGGCCTCGTTGATACAGGAGACGGCCGTTGATCTGGTGCAGCGTCAACTGAACGCCTACAATGCCCGGCATCTGGAAGCGTTTCTGGCCACCTATGCACCGGATGTAGCCGTGTACGACTTCCCGGGGACGCTGCGCATGCAAGGGTTGGAAGCGCTCCGCGCCCGCTATGGCCGCCTTTTTGAAGAAAACCCGCGGTTACATGCCCGTCTGCTAGGGCGCCTCACCGTCGGCGCTTTTGTGATTGATCGAGAACAGGTAGTGGGGCGCGCTGATGGGCGAATCTTACATGCCATTGCCATCTATGAAGTGCGCGACGGCCGCATCCAGCGGGTGTGGTTTATTCGGGGCAACTGA